From the Planktothricoides raciborskii GIHE-MW2 genome, the window AATGGTTTGGTAGCCGCAAATTTAGATGTTAATTTGCCATCATTTCAGGACTTACCCACGGTTTTGGGATCTCTGGGTTTTCGAGAAATTGAGGTGAATGGGGATATTTTACCGGAGAAACTTTTGGCTAATGGTTTACTACGTTTCCAAGGTCAAACGGTGAAACTGGAAGATTTACAAGCTAGTTTAGGGGCGATCGCCGCTGAAGTTTCCGGTCAAGTGGATTTAAACCAAGGGTTTAATGTAGCCGTAGATGTGAATCCGTTTTCTTTGAATAGTCTCCTAGAACTTGCCCAAGTGGATTCTCCGATATTTTTAGACGGGGATATGGCGGTTAATTTGCAAGTTACCGGGCCTTTAAAAAATCCACAAGTTGTCGGGAAAGTCGAAGCGATTAGAAATACGCGAATCGACCGCGTAGATTTTGAGGAAATTTCTCTAAATTTTTTGGCTGATTTACAACAATTTACTCTGACAGAATTGCGGATTTTACCTCTAGCTGGAGGACAAATTACTGGAGAGGGTGAGGTGAAATTCCCGTCCAAGTCTCCCCAAGATATTCAATTAGCGTTTGATTTTGGGGCTGATTTGCCGATAAATGCGATCGCCTCTCCATACAATTTGCCCCCAGAACTGGCGATCGGTAATATGAAAACTGCCGCTAAAATTCGCGGGACTGCGGATAACCCAGAAGCATCTTTAAATTGGCGATTACCGGCAGCGGAAATTAGCGTCCCCAACCCAAATAATCCCTTAGCGATCGCCCTTTCCGGGTTTGGTGAAATCATTTTTCGCGATAAAATTGTCCGCTTGCGGAATACCTTCTTAACACTCGGTGATGGTAGTATAACTCTGGCGGGAAATGGCAATTTAGAAACGAAAAAATGGCAATTTTCTATGGCTGCCGCTTCATTTACTCTCGATCCATTTTTGCCTGTACCGATAAAATTAGCGATCGCCAATGCTAACACTAAAGCCTCCGGTTCTTTAGACAACCCCGACCCAAAAGCGATCGCGGCTTCCGGTGAATTGGGCTTAAATATAGAAGGGGGAACAATTCAGGGAGAAGGGCAACTTGATCGCGGCAATATTTCCGCCTCTGCTGCTATTAGTCAAATTGAATTAAGTCGATTTACTAATCAATTTAATCCCCCACTGCCGTTAACCTTACTTGCAGGTGACATAAAATTATCCGGTAGTTTAGATAATTTAGGCCCTGGGGCGATTCAAGCATCTGCTAATTTAGGGTTAAAAGTTGCCGATGGTTTAGTGAATATTCAAGGGGAAATTAATTCTGGTTTGGTCAAAGCTGGGGTCACAACTTCAGCGATTAATTTAGCGAGAATTGTTCCACAATTGCCCATCCCAATTACTTTACTGGGTAGCCAAGTTAATCTTTCCGCTTCGATCGCATCTTTAACTAATGCGGCGATATCTGCTAAATCGACAAATGAAGGTTTACCCACTGGGTTAAATTTAAACGGCATTGACCTTAATACGGATATTCGTTTAAAAGTTGCTGAAGCTTTGGTTAATGCCCAAGCCCAGATTAATTCTGGGGCAGTCAAAGCGGCTTTAAATACCACAGAAATTGACGTATTGTCGTTGGTTGTTAAGAAACCGGGTTTCTTGGAGAAACCCAGTTTCTTGCCTGAGTTATTAGCTGACGTAAAATTACTGGGAATTCAGGCAAATCTTTCCTCATCTTTAGCGGCTTTAATTAATGCCGCGAATCAGTTTAAAGAAGCGATCACCCGTCAAGAATTACCCCCCGCCGATAGTTTAACTGGCATTGACCTTGATACGGATATTCGTTTAAAAGTTGCTGAAGGTTTGGTTAATGCCCAAGCCCAGATTAATTCTGGCAAAGTTAACGCGGCTTTAAATACCACAGAAATTGATGTAGCTTCCTTGCTTGTAAAGCTTCATAAACCCGGTTTTTTGGAAAAACCGGGTTTCTTTGCTGACGTAAAATTACTGGGAATTCAGGCAAATCTTTCCTCATCTTTAGCGGCTTTAATTAATGCCGCGAATCAGTCCAAAGAAGCGATCGCCCGTCAAGAATTACCCCCCGCCGATAGCTTAAACGGAATTAACATTAATACGGATATTCGTTTAGCCATTGCTGATGGTTTAGTCAATGCCCAAGCCCAGATTAATTCTGGCAAAGTCAACGCGGCTTTAAATACCACAGAAATTGATGTATTGTCGTTGGTTGTTAAGAAACCGGGTTTCTTGGAGAAACCCGGTTTCTTGCCTGAGTTATTAGCTGACGTAAAATTACTGGTATTACAGGCAAATCTTTCCTCATCTTTAGCGGCTTTAATTAATGCCGCGAATCAGTCCAAAGAAGCGATCGCCCGTCAAGAATTACCCCCCGCCGATAGCTTAAACGGAATTAACATTAATACGGATATTCGTTTAGCGGTGGCTGATAGTTTAATTAACACTAAAGCCCAGTTAAATGCTGACGGAGTAAAAGTTCGCGGTAATGGAGAAAAAATTAATCTCGCAGCATTTCTCCCTAATTTACCACTACCAGTAGGGGTAAATAGCTTACAATTTAACCTAGCCACCTCTTTACAATCGCTGTTATTATTGCCACAAACTCAAGATTTTCGTGGGCTTGATGCCAATGTAAATATGGATTTAATCGTGGGCGATGGTCGCATCAACGTTGAAGGGCGATTAAATGCTGGTTCTTTATTGGCGTCGGCAAAAAGTTCTGACCAAATTTATCTCCCTAAATTATCCCCACAACTGCCCATTCCTATCACTATATTTGCCAGTGGATTTACCCTGTCTGCTGGAGTAAACCCGCTAATTTCCGCCGCCCAAAAAATAGCGATCGCAGGCATTGATGCCTTAAATCATGAAACCTTGCGAGATATCCAGGTAAATGGCAATGTGGATATGGCGATCGCCCAAGGTCGGGTGAGTGCGATCGCTACCGTCAGGGAAAATCAATGGCAAACTGCCATCAATACGGTCAATATTCAACTATTAGAATTTGCTGCCTTCTTACCCCCAACAGTATTAGAAAATCAGTTTTTAGAATTAAACCCCGATAAATTCCAGTTAAATAGTCAAGCAAATTTAGCCGGAAAAATCGCCCCTTTATTCGCTTTCGGCGCTGAACCTGTAGCCATTGAATTGCAAAATGTATCGGCACAATTGGGCGATCAATCCTTAAAAGCTAAAGGGTCAATAGTATTGACCGATTTAATCACCAATCCTGATGTTTCCCAATTGCAATTAGAGTTAATGGTTCGGTCTAATTTAAATACCTTACCTGTGAATTTGCCCCCCCAAGTGGTCGCCCAAGGACAGATTTCGTTTGATGGCCGCTTAGAAGGTAAAAATTTAATTTCTGACCCGTTATCACCGGGAAATCTGCAATTTATCAGCGATTTACGTTGGGAAAATGTAGCCGTAAATGAATTTAAATTAGACCCTATATTAGCCGGAAAGTTAAATATTCAGACGGGCAAAGAAGTGGCGATCGCCTTAAAAGGAAAAAGAGATATTTTATCTGCCCAATTAGCCGCTTGTAATCAGCCAGAATGCTTGCTGCCATATTTGCCGGTTGCCTTAGCAGTAAAACTAGGGTTAGACGCAGAAAATACCCTGATTATTAACGGCAACCGTGAAGGCGATCGCTTTAATCTGAACCTAGAAGAATTTTCCCTAGGGGTGTTAAATATAGCCCCCGCCATTGACTATGGAATTACGGGAACCGTTGGGGGGAATGTCAGCGCCAATTTAGGCATTAACTTATTTACCCTAGCCAGTTCGGGAAATTTGCGAATTACTAAACCATCCGTAGGCTATATTCAAGCCGAAGAATTCGCCACCAACTTTGCTTATAAAGATGGTATTGGCCAAATTCCCCAAGGATATCTTAAATTGGGGCAAAGTCAATATGAATTTGAAGGGGGAGTCAATCTAAATACCAGGGCAATTAACGGTAAAATTACCACCAATGTTGCCCAAGTAGAAGATATCCTCAACACCTTTAGCTGGTATCGCTTTGAAGACCTAATTAGAAATATCCAATCCCCCAATACTGACTCAAGAAATTTACAAACCGCCTCGCGAGGACTGCCCAATGAATCACTGATCAATCAGCTACGTCGCTTTGCCGAAATTAATGCACTTTTGCAAAGAAATGCTGAAGATGCTAAATTAGCTTCGCCACCAAATTTAATCGATATTCGCGGCGGTTATCAAGCGGATATCTTAATTGCGGGTACTGTAGAAAATCCCCAATTTGACTTAAAAGTAGCAGCCCAAAACCTAGAGTGGCGCACCAAACCGCCAGTGGTTGAAGTGGGTGAAACAGGAATAAAAATCCAAGATTATAAAATTATTCCCATTGATAGAGTGATTGTTCAAGCAAATTTTAAAGATGGGTTTTTTACGGTGCAGCCCATGCGTGTGGAGTTTGGGGACACGCTAATTTCTTTTGTGGGCAAATTAGGGCTAGAAAGCACCACGGGAAAATTTCAAATGGAGAAACTTTCTCTGGATACTTTGCGTAATTTTGTCGAAATACCAGGGGTGAAAATTGATGGCAATATTAACGCAAATGCGGTATTAGCAGGAACGATTAATAATCCGCAAATTCGGGGAGATATCTCTTTAACCGAAGGGGAGATTAATGATCAAGCAGTCGATCGGGTATTTGGCACTTTTTCCCTATCTAATCAACGGTTACTTTTTGCCACGACTCAGCCGTCGTCATTACAAGTGTTTGGCA encodes:
- a CDS encoding translocation/assembly module TamB domain-containing protein; translation: MSDDPKPNLPPDPKAQKLSSFWFRFLFWVKRPSTIAIMFSLVALGTGATVWAYLFITQKLVPLVSEQMTKIVNRPVELGSVERFSLNSIRFGRSVMPPTDSDPDRLSIEGVKVGFNIVPLLLKRSLPVTITLEKVNAYIEQDESGAWLDLNITTEDKPLPIEIPTTIKIPDAQIVLLAKGKTTPLSVNIDLKTQLSEKFKQAKYDVNLGIKTGKVTVKGQTFLATGESKVNARIDNFALTDLNPIIPDLPINLTNGLVAANLDVNLPSFQDLPTVLGSLGFREIEVNGDILPEKLLANGLLRFQGQTVKLEDLQASLGAIAAEVSGQVDLNQGFNVAVDVNPFSLNSLLELAQVDSPIFLDGDMAVNLQVTGPLKNPQVVGKVEAIRNTRIDRVDFEEISLNFLADLQQFTLTELRILPLAGGQITGEGEVKFPSKSPQDIQLAFDFGADLPINAIASPYNLPPELAIGNMKTAAKIRGTADNPEASLNWRLPAAEISVPNPNNPLAIALSGFGEIIFRDKIVRLRNTFLTLGDGSITLAGNGNLETKKWQFSMAAASFTLDPFLPVPIKLAIANANTKASGSLDNPDPKAIAASGELGLNIEGGTIQGEGQLDRGNISASAAISQIELSRFTNQFNPPLPLTLLAGDIKLSGSLDNLGPGAIQASANLGLKVADGLVNIQGEINSGLVKAGVTTSAINLARIVPQLPIPITLLGSQVNLSASIASLTNAAISAKSTNEGLPTGLNLNGIDLNTDIRLKVAEALVNAQAQINSGAVKAALNTTEIDVLSLVVKKPGFLEKPSFLPELLADVKLLGIQANLSSSLAALINAANQFKEAITRQELPPADSLTGIDLDTDIRLKVAEGLVNAQAQINSGKVNAALNTTEIDVASLLVKLHKPGFLEKPGFFADVKLLGIQANLSSSLAALINAANQSKEAIARQELPPADSLNGININTDIRLAIADGLVNAQAQINSGKVNAALNTTEIDVLSLVVKKPGFLEKPGFLPELLADVKLLVLQANLSSSLAALINAANQSKEAIARQELPPADSLNGININTDIRLAVADSLINTKAQLNADGVKVRGNGEKINLAAFLPNLPLPVGVNSLQFNLATSLQSLLLLPQTQDFRGLDANVNMDLIVGDGRINVEGRLNAGSLLASAKSSDQIYLPKLSPQLPIPITIFASGFTLSAGVNPLISAAQKIAIAGIDALNHETLRDIQVNGNVDMAIAQGRVSAIATVRENQWQTAINTVNIQLLEFAAFLPPTVLENQFLELNPDKFQLNSQANLAGKIAPLFAFGAEPVAIELQNVSAQLGDQSLKAKGSIVLTDLITNPDVSQLQLELMVRSNLNTLPVNLPPQVVAQGQISFDGRLEGKNLISDPLSPGNLQFISDLRWENVAVNEFKLDPILAGKLNIQTGKEVAIALKGKRDILSAQLAACNQPECLLPYLPVALAVKLGLDAENTLIINGNREGDRFNLNLEEFSLGVLNIAPAIDYGITGTVGGNVSANLGINLFTLASSGNLRITKPSVGYIQAEEFATNFAYKDGIGQIPQGYLKLGQSQYEFEGGVNLNTRAINGKITTNVAQVEDILNTFSWYRFEDLIRNIQSPNTDSRNLQTASRGLPNESLINQLRRFAEINALLQRNAEDAKLASPPNLIDIRGGYQADILIAGTVENPQFDLKVAAQNLEWRTKPPVVEVGETGIKIQDYKIIPIDRVIVQANFKDGFFTVQPMRVEFGDTLISFVGKLGLESTTGKFQMEKLSLDTLRNFVEIPGVKIDGNINANAVLAGTINNPQIRGDISLTEGEINDQAVDRVFGTFSLSNQRLLFATTQPSSLQVFGSVPVPPVPGKNDMVSLNLNIGTEAIALLNLFTQRQLEWISGEGDIKLSAKGKLDLENRILKQLEATGAMTFQNAVLKTATLDEALTINGQIAFDQERIRIDQFAGTFANSILTAQGVLPILEPLSSDDPDLEYPMTISLNEGKINLENIYKGKVGGEVTIAGAIFRPIIGGEIRLYDGKASVPKRDETTSATFTLEEKEPPIVPILDNFRIILGNKFELENWPLFDFRITGDLTVNGSLYDLKPDGIIQLVRGQINLFSSQFFVTRNYEQIVEFSPDWGLDPNLNIQLGTVVLEKSSEQRLPDSESEIADPLVFSARPDQINVQLTIKGRSSELLAAMDSNSQLLDLVELTSIPSRNKSEIISLLGNKFLTTLEEIQRLPGDLSNRSSREWLELAINNFIVKPYVQELQFTLEDMVTKNGRKIGLEDLRVYPTIEGIYQINEQSFLGISYDYNYQQFEVEYKIRF